A part of Thermotoga petrophila RKU-1 genomic DNA contains:
- a CDS encoding gluconokinase, with the protein MIAAIDIGTESARLMFKSNGEWKVLKKSYRIFFPSPEAAEQDPNEIFSAVFDLLKQVPNEDEVLYVGMSSVFHSIIGLDENLNPVTPLLNWADRRSFREKEELEKKYGVRFFYEKTACPLHPMYWPSKILWMKKNSNAKKFCSIKAYIVNKMTGEFVEELSLASGTGMMNIHSLEWDGEILEITGVRKEDLPEIKSPYTQVRVKDEIAKELGFKKVYLILGGGDGVMTNVGLSAMDPDSATVTIGTSGAFRVVMDRPVIDREGISTWCYLIDEENYVLGGAINNGGIVLMWLKDVMRFDSYDDIIEEAKESPAGANGLVFLPFLNGERAPHWRERYRGVLVGLTSSHRRSDIARAALEGICFRIKDIHNAVKRVGSVDPNRIVATGGFTSSPYWVQLLSDVLGKDIIVTNVENPSAFGAYVMALKSLGEDVEGFIEKEVRVERVFHPDSERNAVYERLYSDYKFLYEKLVDYYYKE; encoded by the coding sequence ATGATAGCGGCCATAGACATTGGAACAGAGAGCGCTCGTCTTATGTTCAAAAGTAACGGTGAGTGGAAAGTTCTGAAAAAGTCATATAGAATCTTCTTTCCATCACCCGAGGCGGCAGAACAGGACCCGAATGAGATCTTTTCCGCTGTTTTCGATCTTTTAAAGCAAGTACCCAACGAGGACGAGGTTCTCTACGTTGGTATGAGCTCTGTGTTCCACAGCATCATCGGTCTTGATGAAAATCTCAATCCGGTTACTCCCCTCCTCAACTGGGCAGACAGGAGATCCTTTAGGGAAAAGGAAGAACTGGAGAAGAAGTACGGTGTCAGGTTCTTTTATGAAAAAACCGCGTGCCCGCTCCATCCGATGTACTGGCCTTCAAAGATCCTGTGGATGAAGAAAAACTCGAATGCGAAAAAGTTCTGTTCGATAAAAGCCTACATCGTCAACAAGATGACTGGAGAATTTGTGGAAGAGCTTTCTCTCGCATCTGGAACCGGTATGATGAACATACATTCCCTCGAATGGGACGGGGAAATCCTGGAGATCACGGGAGTGAGGAAAGAAGATCTTCCTGAGATCAAATCACCTTACACACAGGTGAGGGTGAAAGACGAGATAGCAAAAGAGCTTGGCTTCAAGAAAGTCTACCTGATCCTTGGCGGTGGAGACGGAGTGATGACGAACGTGGGATTGAGCGCGATGGATCCTGATTCAGCCACCGTGACGATCGGAACGAGCGGCGCGTTTCGTGTTGTCATGGACAGACCGGTGATCGATCGGGAGGGGATTTCCACCTGGTGCTATCTGATCGATGAGGAAAACTACGTTCTCGGCGGGGCGATAAACAATGGCGGTATCGTGTTGATGTGGCTTAAAGATGTCATGAGGTTCGACAGTTACGACGATATCATAGAAGAAGCAAAGGAGTCTCCAGCTGGTGCGAACGGACTGGTATTCCTGCCGTTTCTCAACGGGGAAAGGGCACCGCACTGGAGAGAAAGATACAGGGGCGTTCTGGTAGGGCTCACTTCCTCTCACAGAAGGAGTGACATTGCAAGAGCGGCACTCGAGGGAATCTGCTTCAGGATAAAGGACATACACAACGCGGTTAAAAGAGTGGGAAGTGTTGATCCCAATCGAATCGTTGCGACGGGAGGTTTCACCAGCTCTCCGTACTGGGTCCAGCTCTTATCGGACGTTCTTGGAAAGGATATAATCGTCACAAACGTGGAGAATCCTTCCGCTTTTGGAGCCTACGTAATGGCTTTGAAATCGCTGGGAGAAGATGTGGAAGGCTTTATCGAAAAAGAGGTTCGGGTAGAGCGGGTGTTTCACCCTGATTCTGAAAGAAACGCGGTGTACGAGAGACTGTACAGTGATTATAAGTTCCTGTACGAAAAACTCGTGGACTATTATTACAAGGAGTAG
- a CDS encoding SDR family oxidoreductase produces the protein MFDLRGRVALVTGGSRGLGFGIAQGLAEVGCSVVVASRNLEEASEAAQKLTEKYGVETMAFRCDVSNYEEVKKLLEAVKEKFGKLDTVVNAAGINRRHPAEEFPLDEFRQVIEVNLFGTYYVCREAFSLLRESDNPSIINIGSLTVEEVTMPNISAYAASKGGVASLTKALAKEWGRYGIRVNVIAPGWYRTKMTEAVFSDPEKLDYMLKRIPLGRTGVPEDLKGVAVFLASEEAKYVTGQIIFVDGGWTAN, from the coding sequence GTGTTCGATCTCAGGGGGAGGGTTGCCCTCGTAACCGGTGGCTCTCGTGGGCTGGGTTTTGGAATCGCTCAGGGGCTGGCAGAGGTTGGATGTTCAGTGGTCGTTGCAAGCAGAAATCTGGAGGAAGCATCAGAAGCGGCTCAAAAGTTGACAGAAAAATACGGCGTTGAAACGATGGCTTTCCGATGCGATGTTTCAAACTATGAGGAAGTGAAAAAACTTTTGGAAGCAGTGAAAGAGAAATTTGGAAAGCTCGATACGGTGGTCAACGCTGCGGGGATAAACAGAAGACATCCAGCGGAAGAATTTCCTCTCGATGAGTTCAGACAGGTGATAGAGGTGAACCTTTTTGGAACTTACTACGTGTGTAGGGAGGCCTTTTCACTCCTGAGAGAATCCGATAACCCCTCTATCATAAACATAGGATCTCTCACCGTTGAAGAAGTCACCATGCCCAACATATCCGCGTACGCTGCTTCGAAAGGGGGCGTAGCTTCTCTCACAAAAGCTCTGGCGAAGGAGTGGGGAAGGTACGGCATAAGGGTGAATGTGATAGCGCCGGGCTGGTACAGAACCAAGATGACAGAGGCTGTATTCAGCGATCCAGAAAAACTGGACTACATGCTCAAGAGGATACCCCTTGGCAGAACGGGTGTACCAGAGGATTTGAAGGGTGTGGCAGTCTTCCTTGCTTCCGAAGAGGCGAAGTACGTGACTGGACAGATCATATTTGTAGACGGTGGTTGGACTGCGAATTGA
- the gndA gene encoding NADP-dependent phosphogluconate dehydrogenase — translation MKSHIGLIGLAVMGQNLALNIARKGYKVSVYNRTAQRTEEFVKNRVTNEEIEPHYDIESFVKSLERPRKIILMVKAGKPVDDTISQLLPHLEPGDLIIDGGNSHYMDTERRFKELSEKGILFLGMGVSGGEYGALYGPSLMPGGSREAYNLVEEILLKIAAKTEDGPCCTYVGERSAGHFVKMVHNGIEYAIMQAIAEVYHIMRDVLSLSSEEMSSIFEEWNRGELSSFLVEITYKILRKKDEETGKPMVDVILDKAEQKGTGKWTSQAALDLGIPTPSINLAVVERVISHFKDIRTRLSKLYNKRRSATQGSEEFLRDLRNSLFFAMFMAFSQGMWLIAEASKEFGYGVNLSEVLRIWKGGCIIRAKLIDTLRRYISNENAYLLENEEVMNLLKGKIDSLKNILKASIENEIPVPVLNSSYNYFMSLTEERLPANLIQAQRDFFGAHTFERVDREGVFHINWEEGEIG, via the coding sequence GTGAAATCTCATATCGGTCTCATCGGTCTTGCGGTGATGGGTCAGAATCTTGCACTGAACATTGCGAGGAAAGGCTACAAAGTTTCGGTTTACAACAGAACAGCACAGAGAACGGAAGAATTTGTGAAAAATCGTGTAACGAATGAAGAGATAGAACCTCATTACGATATCGAAAGCTTCGTGAAGTCTCTCGAAAGGCCAAGAAAGATAATCTTAATGGTAAAGGCAGGTAAACCCGTGGATGATACGATTTCTCAGCTTCTTCCTCACCTCGAACCAGGTGATTTGATAATAGACGGTGGTAATTCCCATTACATGGATACCGAAAGACGCTTCAAGGAACTCTCTGAAAAGGGAATACTTTTCCTCGGTATGGGAGTTTCTGGTGGTGAGTACGGGGCTCTTTACGGGCCTTCTCTCATGCCTGGAGGAAGTAGAGAAGCGTACAACCTGGTTGAGGAGATTCTTTTGAAAATAGCAGCGAAAACAGAGGATGGACCATGCTGTACATACGTTGGGGAAAGATCAGCGGGCCACTTTGTGAAGATGGTTCACAACGGCATAGAATACGCCATCATGCAGGCGATAGCGGAAGTTTATCACATTATGAGAGATGTTTTGAGCCTATCATCTGAAGAAATGTCCAGTATCTTTGAAGAGTGGAACAGAGGAGAACTCAGCTCGTTCCTGGTGGAGATCACCTACAAGATTTTGAGAAAGAAAGATGAAGAAACAGGAAAACCGATGGTCGATGTGATTCTGGACAAGGCGGAACAAAAGGGAACTGGAAAGTGGACATCCCAAGCAGCCCTTGACCTCGGAATACCTACCCCTTCCATAAACCTGGCGGTGGTTGAAAGGGTGATTTCCCATTTCAAAGACATAAGAACAAGGCTTTCGAAACTGTATAATAAGAGAAGAAGCGCTACTCAGGGTAGCGAGGAATTTTTGAGAGATCTCCGAAACTCTCTCTTCTTTGCCATGTTCATGGCCTTTTCTCAGGGCATGTGGTTGATCGCAGAAGCATCGAAAGAGTTCGGCTATGGGGTGAACCTCTCGGAGGTGCTCAGAATATGGAAGGGTGGATGTATCATAAGGGCGAAGTTGATAGACACACTCAGAAGGTACATATCTAACGAGAACGCGTATTTGCTGGAGAACGAAGAAGTGATGAATCTATTGAAAGGCAAAATCGATTCTCTAAAGAACATATTGAAGGCGTCCATAGAGAACGAAATCCCCGTTCCTGTTTTGAATTCCTCTTACAACTACTTCATGAGTCTTACCGAAGAGAGACTGCCGGCGAATCTCATACAGGCTCAAAGAGACTTCTTCGGAGCACACACTTTTGAGAGAGTAGACAGAGAAGGTGTGTTCCACATCAACTGGGAGGAAGGAGAGATAGGATGA
- the uxaE gene encoding D-tagaturonate epimerase UxaE — protein MVLKVFKDHFGRGYEVYEKSYREKDSLSFFLTKGEEGKILVVAGEKAPEGLSFFKKQRVEGVSFFFCERNHENLEVLRKYFPDLKPVRAGLRASFGTGDRLGITTPAHVRALKDSGLFPIFAQQSVRENERTGRTWRDVLDDATWGVFQEGYSEGFGADADHVKRPEDLVSAAREGFTMFTIDPSDHVRNLSKLTEKERNEKFEEILRKERIDRIYLGKKYSVLGEKIEFDEKNLRDAALVYYDAIAHVDMMYQILKDETPDFDFEVSVDETETPTSPLFHIFVVEELRRRGVEFTNLALRFIGEWEKGIDYKGDLAQFEREIKMHAEIARMFEGYKISLHSGSDKFSVYPAFASATGGLFHVKTAGTSYLEAVKVISMVNPELFREIYRCALDHFEEDRKSYHISADLSKVPEVEKVKDEDLPGLFEDINVRQLIHVTYGSVLKDASLKERLFKTLEQNEELFYETVAKHIKRHVDLLKG, from the coding sequence ATGGTCTTGAAAGTGTTCAAAGATCACTTTGGAAGGGGATACGAAGTTTACGAAAAGTCTTATAGAGAAAAGGATTCTCTCTCTTTCTTCTTGACAAAGGGAGAGGAAGGAAAAATTCTGGTAGTGGCTGGAGAAAAGGCACCTGAGGGTCTGTCGTTTTTCAAAAAACAGCGGGTGGAGGGTGTTTCGTTCTTTTTCTGTGAGAGAAATCATGAGAACTTGGAAGTTCTCAGAAAATACTTTCCAGATCTCAAACCAGTTCGAGCGGGATTGAGAGCGTCTTTTGGAACAGGTGACAGACTCGGTATCACCACACCGGCTCACGTGAGGGCGTTGAAGGATTCAGGGCTTTTTCCCATCTTTGCGCAGCAGTCGGTGAGGGAGAACGAGAGAACGGGAAGGACCTGGAGAGATGTGCTGGACGATGCCACATGGGGAGTTTTCCAGGAGGGATACAGTGAGGGATTCGGAGCAGACGCCGATCACGTGAAGCGGCCGGAGGATCTTGTTTCGGCTGCAAGGGAAGGTTTCACCATGTTCACAATCGATCCTTCGGATCATGTGAGGAATCTTTCAAAACTTACAGAAAAGGAAAGAAATGAGAAATTCGAAGAGATTCTGAGAAAGGAAAGGATCGACAGGATCTATCTCGGTAAGAAATACTCTGTTCTCGGTGAGAAGATCGAATTCGATGAGAAGAATCTCAGAGATGCGGCGCTCGTGTATTACGATGCGATTGCCCACGTGGATATGATGTATCAAATTTTGAAAGACGAAACCCCGGATTTCGACTTCGAAGTGTCAGTTGACGAAACAGAAACTCCCACGAGTCCTCTCTTCCACATTTTCGTTGTGGAAGAACTCAGACGAAGAGGTGTGGAGTTCACCAATCTTGCCCTGAGATTCATCGGCGAATGGGAAAAGGGAATAGATTACAAGGGGGATCTTGCACAGTTCGAGAGAGAAATCAAAATGCACGCAGAAATCGCAAGGATGTTCGAAGGATACAAAATATCACTCCACTCTGGAAGCGACAAATTTTCCGTGTATCCTGCTTTTGCTTCCGCGACAGGAGGCCTTTTCCACGTGAAGACAGCCGGAACGAGTTATCTTGAGGCGGTGAAGGTCATATCCATGGTCAACCCGGAGCTCTTCCGGGAGATCTACAGGTGTGCTCTCGATCACTTTGAGGAAGACAGAAAGTCCTATCACATATCTGCGGATCTGTCGAAAGTTCCGGAAGTAGAGAAAGTGAAAGATGAAGATCTTCCAGGTCTTTTTGAAGACATCAACGTGAGACAGTTGATCCATGTCACCTATGGCTCTGTTCTGAAAGATGCATCTTTGAAAGAACGGCTGTTTAAGACGCTTGAACAAAATGAGGAACTCTTCTACGAGACCGTGGCAAAACATATAAAAAGGCACGTAGACCTGTTGAAGGGGTGA
- the hydF gene encoding [FeFe] hydrogenase H-cluster maturation GTPase HydF, whose amino-acid sequence MRLPDAGFRRYIVVAGRRNVGKSSFMNALVGQNVSIVSEYAGTTTDPVYKSMELYPVGPVTLVDTPGLDDVGELGRLRVEKARRVFYRADCGILVTDSEPTPYEDDVVNLFKEMEIPFVVVVNKIDVLGEKAEELKGLYESRYEAKVLLVSALQKKGFDDIGKTISEILPGDEEIPYLGDLIDGGDLVILVVPIDLGAPKGRLIMPQVHAIREALDREAIALVVKERELRYVMENIGMKPKLVITDSQVVMKVASDVPEDVELTTFSIVESRYRGDLAYFVESVRKIEELEDGDTVVIMEGCTHRPLTEDIGRVKIPRWLVNHTGAQLNFKVIAGKDFPDLEEIEDAKLIIHCGGCVLNRAAMMRRVRMAKRLGIPMTNYGVTISYLHGVLDRAIRPFREEVKV is encoded by the coding sequence TCGTTGGACAAAACGTGTCCATCGTGAGTGAATACGCAGGCACCACGACAGATCCCGTTTACAAATCCATGGAGCTTTACCCCGTAGGCCCTGTAACGCTGGTCGACACTCCTGGGCTCGATGATGTGGGAGAACTTGGAAGACTCAGAGTGGAGAAAGCAAGGAGAGTATTCTATAGAGCGGACTGTGGAATACTCGTAACAGACAGCGAACCGACACCGTACGAAGACGACGTTGTCAATCTTTTCAAAGAGATGGAAATTCCCTTCGTAGTTGTCGTAAACAAAATCGACGTTCTTGGAGAAAAGGCCGAAGAGCTGAAGGGACTCTACGAAAGCCGTTACGAAGCGAAAGTACTCCTTGTCTCGGCTTTGCAGAAAAAGGGATTCGACGATATCGGGAAGACCATCTCCGAAATTCTTCCGGGTGATGAAGAGATTCCTTACCTCGGTGATCTGATAGATGGCGGCGATCTTGTGATCCTCGTGGTCCCTATAGATCTCGGTGCTCCAAAGGGGAGGCTCATCATGCCTCAGGTCCACGCGATCAGGGAAGCCCTCGACAGAGAAGCCATCGCCCTCGTGGTGAAGGAAAGAGAGCTCAGGTACGTGATGGAAAACATAGGGATGAAACCAAAACTCGTCATCACAGACTCTCAGGTGGTAATGAAAGTAGCGTCTGATGTCCCGGAAGACGTGGAACTCACCACCTTTTCCATTGTGGAGTCACGATATCGAGGCGATCTGGCCTACTTTGTGGAAAGCGTGAGAAAGATAGAAGAGCTGGAAGACGGAGACACTGTTGTCATCATGGAAGGCTGCACCCACAGACCTCTCACCGAAGACATCGGAAGGGTGAAGATTCCAAGGTGGCTTGTGAACCACACGGGAGCCCAGTTGAACTTCAAAGTCATAGCGGGAAAGGATTTCCCGGATCTCGAAGAGATCGAAGATGCCAAACTCATCATTCACTGCGGAGGATGTGTTCTGAACAGGGCAGCTATGATGAGAAGGGTGAGAATGGCAAAAAGACTCGGTATTCCCATGACGAACTACGGTGTGACGATCTCTTACCTCCATGGAGTACTCGACCGGGCGATACGTCCCTTCAGAGAGGAAGTGAAGGTGTGA
- a CDS encoding lactate racemase domain-containing protein, with product MTVYLEGDPLTEEKIKEGLSKLVEDLGKVKKVLVVHTDYTRVDFTHLVAKNLYRFLLERGLKEFHTLNASGTHRAMKIEEFEKKLGISRNERGVFFHNHEFFNPEALAFVGTLPADFVSEMTEGDLEEEIPIKVNRILFEDFDAIFFINGTVPHESTGFSGGLKIVIPGIASTEVVDTFHWAAVLMGIPKLIGTVDNPARKIINRASEMIFEKIKARSFTLNMVYEEEEEVIPRALYIDEGYKGFLRAYEKACELSSQLHVKYIDRPLRRAVQVIGEEYDEVWTAGKGSYKLQKPGVMAKGGQIIIYAPHIKRFHSNPQMDKWIREIGYHCKDYVKWYLKKHPDFNKNVAAHVINVRGAGTFDPETGKEEFEFDVILATSIPEDECRAVNLGYMDPSKIRKEDFMDEDSLWIVPGGKYLYDLKGRRG from the coding sequence GTGACGGTGTATCTGGAAGGAGATCCTTTGACCGAAGAGAAGATAAAAGAAGGTCTTTCAAAATTGGTTGAAGATCTTGGAAAAGTGAAAAAAGTGCTGGTGGTGCACACAGATTACACCCGCGTGGATTTCACCCACTTAGTGGCAAAGAACCTCTACAGATTTCTCCTTGAAAGAGGTCTGAAAGAGTTTCATACGCTCAACGCGAGCGGTACACACAGGGCCATGAAAATTGAAGAGTTCGAAAAGAAACTCGGTATCTCAAGAAACGAAAGAGGAGTGTTTTTCCACAACCATGAGTTTTTCAATCCTGAAGCACTGGCGTTTGTTGGCACACTACCGGCTGATTTCGTTTCAGAGATGACCGAGGGAGATCTGGAAGAGGAGATACCGATAAAGGTGAACAGAATCCTCTTTGAAGATTTCGACGCGATCTTTTTCATAAACGGTACAGTTCCTCACGAATCGACAGGTTTTTCCGGTGGCTTGAAGATCGTTATTCCGGGAATCGCCAGCACGGAAGTTGTAGATACTTTCCACTGGGCAGCAGTTCTCATGGGCATTCCAAAACTCATAGGCACGGTGGACAATCCCGCGCGTAAGATCATAAACAGGGCATCGGAGATGATTTTTGAGAAGATAAAAGCAAGATCCTTCACACTCAACATGGTGTACGAAGAGGAAGAAGAAGTGATTCCAAGAGCTCTCTACATAGATGAAGGATACAAAGGCTTTTTAAGGGCATACGAAAAAGCTTGCGAGCTCAGCTCTCAACTTCACGTGAAATACATAGACCGACCTCTCAGAAGGGCTGTCCAGGTGATAGGAGAGGAATACGACGAGGTCTGGACGGCGGGGAAGGGGTCCTACAAGCTTCAAAAACCAGGTGTGATGGCAAAGGGCGGTCAGATCATCATCTACGCACCGCACATAAAGAGGTTCCACTCCAACCCGCAGATGGACAAGTGGATCAGGGAAATAGGATACCACTGCAAAGACTACGTGAAATGGTATCTGAAGAAACATCCCGATTTCAACAAGAACGTTGCAGCACATGTGATCAACGTAAGAGGAGCTGGAACGTTCGATCCAGAAACGGGTAAAGAGGAGTTCGAATTCGATGTGATTCTCGCTACCTCCATTCCTGAAGACGAATGCAGGGCAGTGAACCTTGGATACATGGATCCGTCGAAGATCAGAAAAGAAGATTTCATGGATGAGGATAGTCTCTGGATAGTCCCGGGTGGAAAGTACCTCTACGATCTGAAGGGGAGGAGAGGATGA
- a CDS encoding GntR family transcriptional regulator produces the protein MKKIEVDLVRTKVYNLLKEMILNHELKLGEKLNVRELSEKLGISFTPVRDALLQLATEGLVKVVPRVGFFVTDVDEKFIRETIETRIMMEVFCLENYFDKIAGSEELLEIKGEIDDVEKSAKREIFDDSDERLHKLFIRASGNELIISLYEKIWDRIDLVRHLNERYVVSNREHKELIERIISGDKEGAIEKLKEHLKNVEAETIKNLYTYERS, from the coding sequence ATGAAAAAAATCGAAGTGGACCTCGTGAGAACGAAGGTCTACAATCTTCTCAAAGAAATGATACTGAACCACGAATTGAAGCTTGGAGAGAAACTAAACGTGAGAGAACTCTCCGAAAAACTTGGTATCAGCTTTACTCCTGTGCGGGATGCCCTTCTCCAGCTTGCAACTGAGGGTCTTGTGAAGGTGGTTCCAAGGGTTGGTTTTTTTGTAACCGACGTCGATGAGAAATTCATAAGAGAAACCATAGAAACGAGAATCATGATGGAAGTCTTCTGTCTTGAAAATTACTTCGATAAAATTGCTGGTTCCGAAGAACTTTTAGAGATAAAGGGAGAAATCGATGATGTGGAGAAAAGCGCCAAGAGAGAGATTTTTGACGATTCCGATGAAAGGCTACACAAACTCTTCATCAGAGCCTCGGGAAATGAACTCATCATATCTTTGTATGAAAAAATATGGGATCGTATAGACCTCGTAAGGCATCTGAACGAAAGATACGTCGTTTCGAACAGGGAACACAAAGAACTCATAGAGAGAATCATCAGCGGCGATAAAGAAGGCGCTATTGAAAAGTTAAAAGAACACTTGAAAAATGTGGAGGCGGAGACCATAAAGAACCTGTACACATATGAAAGGAGTTGA
- a CDS encoding aspartate ammonia-lyase, producing MRKEHDYLGELEIEDEAYYGIHTKRALMNFPSTGEKLDETFIWAYFMVKKACALLNTELGYLDERTGNAIVKACDEWEDLKKHVVVDPLSGGAGTSINMNVNEVIANRATEILGGKKGEYLVDPIDHVNLHQSTNDTFPTSAKIATIVKLRKLIDEVINLQEKIQEKEKEFYSIRKPGRTQLMDGPPIMLGQEFGAFADALARDRWRLYKVEERIRSVNIGGTAIGTGVGAPKDYILKIVEKVREVTKVKIAKAENLIDATQNWDVFAEVHGLLKSLAVNLYKISNDIRLLGSGPNTVIGELILPAVQAGSSIMPGKINPVVPEYVMQICHMVFGHDMILNHACALGNLELNQFAPLIVHLTLKSLTLLTNACRSLASYISKIKANNERCEEHLRRSVSNLTPLIKLFGYEAVSEAIKKANWDIKKAVEILSQEKNIPVEEILKVLNLKKMTGLGYSL from the coding sequence GTGAGAAAGGAACACGATTACCTCGGGGAACTGGAGATAGAAGACGAAGCCTACTATGGAATACACACAAAGAGAGCCCTCATGAACTTCCCATCCACAGGTGAAAAGCTTGACGAAACTTTCATCTGGGCCTATTTCATGGTGAAAAAAGCCTGCGCCCTTTTGAACACAGAGCTCGGTTATCTGGACGAACGAACAGGAAACGCCATCGTGAAGGCCTGTGACGAATGGGAAGACCTGAAAAAACACGTGGTTGTGGATCCACTCTCTGGTGGGGCTGGAACTTCCATAAACATGAACGTAAACGAAGTGATCGCAAACAGGGCTACGGAAATACTCGGTGGAAAGAAAGGAGAATACCTGGTCGATCCCATAGACCATGTGAACCTGCACCAGTCCACGAACGATACCTTCCCAACGAGTGCGAAAATCGCCACCATCGTGAAACTCAGAAAACTCATAGATGAAGTGATAAACCTTCAGGAGAAGATTCAGGAGAAAGAGAAGGAGTTCTACTCCATAAGAAAACCAGGAAGAACACAGCTCATGGATGGACCGCCCATCATGTTAGGGCAGGAATTCGGCGCTTTCGCGGATGCCCTCGCAAGAGACAGATGGAGGCTCTACAAAGTCGAAGAAAGAATAAGAAGTGTAAACATCGGGGGAACGGCCATCGGAACGGGAGTTGGGGCGCCGAAAGACTACATCCTCAAGATCGTCGAAAAAGTGAGAGAAGTAACGAAAGTGAAGATTGCTAAAGCAGAAAACCTCATAGACGCCACGCAGAACTGGGACGTTTTTGCTGAGGTTCATGGTCTTTTGAAATCTCTTGCTGTGAACCTCTACAAGATCTCAAATGACATCAGACTGCTGGGAAGCGGACCAAACACCGTGATCGGGGAACTGATTCTTCCAGCTGTGCAGGCGGGAAGCTCCATCATGCCAGGAAAAATAAACCCGGTTGTTCCCGAGTACGTGATGCAAATCTGTCACATGGTTTTCGGTCACGACATGATCCTGAACCATGCCTGCGCACTTGGGAATTTAGAACTCAACCAGTTCGCTCCTCTGATAGTTCACCTAACACTGAAATCTCTCACACTCCTCACAAACGCCTGTAGATCACTCGCCAGCTACATCTCAAAAATAAAAGCGAACAACGAGCGGTGCGAGGAACACCTTCGAAGGTCTGTTTCGAACCTCACACCTTTGATAAAGTTGTTTGGATACGAAGCGGTCTCTGAAGCAATAAAAAAAGCGAATTGGGACATAAAGAAAGCCGTTGAAATTCTATCCCAGGAGAAAAACATTCCTGTCGAAGAGATACTGAAGGTTCTCAACCTCAAAAAGATGACGGGGCTTGGCTACTCCTTGTAA